The following are encoded together in the Pseudoalteromonas ruthenica genome:
- a CDS encoding bifunctional diguanylate cyclase/phosphodiesterase — MIKQASTASSGAHRISLVVQLWLVIVVIALSGLISSVLISGYNVKSSFTEELYLKNADNATTLALALSQMGKDPVTVELFVSAAFDTGHYQQIKLVDTQGEVVVERSLAQHEHASVPSWFAQMFAFEVDAGVAQISNGWQQYGTLYIQSQQRYALEALWDNVLNLASGFAIVALLSCIAASLILRWVLKPLERVVAQAQGFSKKQFKQLAVPNTAELAEVTEAMNHLAERFGGILREGNERIARAQYLAQHDTTTGLANGRYFLSRMEQELKQVSHHQQVLILMRLANYEQLRGSLNPEQFYSLEKELAQLLIRYAETQQDNLHDWQLGRISHCDFALRLNEVMAAEDSSRTLTQCCSEFSDTYNGLIELRHSITYIEEKQSGEEALQHGQRLLAMATASGVDMYADAATEHHQVAAVTGQSLTQALEKEQFELKLTDVLNFDDSCVQSEVGLYLKVGNKVHSRRYYQRLLSEQQLDAQLDWKTVKTFFNEKLWLHYAQPLAIKLSEATLEDEIAYTSILALISSERLLASRLTLEFSESCLINMAEQVKEFCREAKLVGCQLGLTDAGQALNQVDGLEQLGLDIIKLDNTLVHNISNDEATQQLVRHICAQVRPLGMMVVVEELAQDIAVELLKELGVSARIQTQQGH; from the coding sequence GTGATAAAGCAAGCATCTACAGCGTCCAGTGGGGCGCACCGTATATCTCTGGTGGTACAACTGTGGCTGGTGATTGTGGTTATTGCTTTGAGTGGGTTGATCAGCAGCGTACTCATTAGCGGGTACAATGTTAAATCTAGCTTCACCGAAGAGCTTTATTTGAAAAACGCCGATAATGCCACAACCTTAGCGCTTGCGCTCAGTCAGATGGGCAAAGACCCAGTGACCGTTGAGCTTTTCGTCTCAGCAGCCTTTGATACCGGCCACTATCAGCAGATTAAATTAGTCGACACACAGGGGGAAGTTGTGGTTGAGCGTTCGCTTGCACAGCACGAACATGCTTCAGTACCTAGTTGGTTTGCACAGATGTTTGCTTTTGAGGTCGACGCCGGCGTTGCACAAATAAGCAATGGTTGGCAGCAATACGGCACCTTGTATATTCAGAGTCAGCAAAGATATGCATTAGAAGCTTTATGGGACAATGTGCTCAATTTAGCCAGTGGTTTTGCTATCGTTGCGTTATTGAGCTGTATTGCTGCTTCACTCATTTTACGTTGGGTACTGAAGCCCCTAGAGCGAGTGGTCGCTCAAGCCCAAGGGTTCTCAAAAAAGCAATTTAAGCAGCTTGCAGTTCCCAATACGGCCGAACTAGCTGAGGTGACAGAGGCGATGAATCATCTGGCTGAGCGCTTTGGTGGCATTCTGCGCGAAGGGAACGAGCGTATCGCCCGCGCACAATACCTAGCCCAGCATGATACAACAACAGGGCTTGCCAATGGTCGGTACTTCCTGTCGCGTATGGAGCAAGAGTTAAAGCAAGTTAGTCATCATCAGCAAGTGCTGATACTAATGCGTTTAGCAAATTACGAGCAACTGCGGGGGAGCTTAAACCCGGAACAGTTTTATAGCTTGGAGAAAGAGCTGGCGCAGTTACTGATTAGGTATGCAGAAACTCAGCAAGATAACCTCCATGACTGGCAACTTGGGCGTATCAGTCATTGTGATTTTGCTCTTCGACTCAATGAGGTAATGGCTGCAGAGGATAGCTCACGGACGCTGACGCAATGCTGTAGTGAATTTAGCGATACCTATAATGGGCTGATCGAGCTGAGGCACAGTATTACCTATATTGAAGAAAAGCAAAGCGGTGAAGAGGCTTTGCAGCACGGTCAACGGTTGTTGGCAATGGCTACCGCTTCCGGCGTAGATATGTACGCCGATGCTGCAACCGAGCATCACCAAGTAGCGGCGGTGACTGGGCAATCCTTAACGCAAGCGCTTGAAAAAGAGCAGTTTGAATTAAAGCTCACAGACGTACTGAATTTTGACGATAGCTGCGTGCAAAGTGAAGTCGGTTTATATTTGAAAGTGGGTAACAAGGTCCATTCGCGACGCTACTATCAACGTCTGCTCAGTGAGCAACAATTGGATGCGCAGCTGGACTGGAAAACGGTGAAAACATTTTTCAATGAGAAGTTATGGCTGCATTACGCTCAGCCTCTTGCTATCAAACTCAGTGAAGCGACACTAGAAGATGAAATCGCTTATACCAGTATTCTTGCATTGATATCGAGTGAGCGGCTGCTAGCATCGCGCCTAACCTTGGAGTTTTCTGAGTCATGTTTAATCAACATGGCTGAACAGGTGAAAGAGTTCTGCCGAGAGGCAAAATTAGTGGGTTGCCAATTAGGTTTAACGGATGCAGGTCAAGCACTGAACCAAGTTGATGGCTTAGAACAGTTGGGGTTAGATATTATAAAGCTTGATAACACCTTGGTGCACAACATCAGTAATGATGAGGCCACCCAACAGTTGGTGAGGCATATTTGTGCACAAGTGCGCCCTTTGGGAATGATGGTCGTGGTGGAGGAATTGGCTCAAGACATTGCTGTTGAATTACTCAAAGAGTTGGGAGTCAGTGCTCGTATTCAAACTCAGCAGGGGCATTAA
- a CDS encoding LPP20 family lipoprotein — translation MLRMMILLISTWSMLGCSSVFDKHVEYAIEQPDNYPILRAIGYAPIAPQPGESAQQKSLMAMKASKIEAYRELAEQVYGQQMQGQTTVANAIAGDDVLQARVQGVIRGARVKRSYVVGDSYATELELDMKLVHDLYITQSKPRKVKKVTYY, via the coding sequence ATGCTACGAATGATGATACTGCTGATCAGCACATGGAGCATGCTCGGTTGCAGCAGCGTGTTTGATAAGCACGTTGAATACGCCATAGAGCAGCCTGACAATTATCCGATTTTACGTGCGATTGGCTACGCGCCTATTGCACCGCAGCCCGGTGAAAGCGCCCAGCAAAAATCGCTGATGGCGATGAAAGCTTCAAAGATAGAAGCCTATCGGGAGTTGGCGGAGCAGGTTTATGGCCAACAAATGCAAGGGCAAACCACCGTTGCCAATGCCATTGCTGGAGATGATGTACTGCAAGCGCGGGTTCAAGGGGTGATCCGAGGGGCTCGAGTTAAACGCAGTTATGTTGTTGGCGATAGTTATGCGACTGAATTAGAGCTGGATATGAAGCTAGTACACGATCTTTACATTACTCAGAGTAAGCCTCGCAAGGTAAAAAAGGTCACTTACTACTGA
- a CDS encoding type I secretion system permease/ATPase: MKMDHAHGGALADCLAIICNYHNRPFSGEALIAGLPLVDDKLTPSVLSRAAKRAGFKSKLVHRDLDAVNTALLPAIVLMANNQACVLLSFDKHNEQVSVIYPELADTPVQQSTGEFEKAYSGAVIYLQPEFAYDARAPLTNKNSRAGWFWPIIKECRSLYRDVIIAALFIGLFSVTMPLFVMNVYDRVVPNQAVHTLWVLGIGAMLALSADLVLRLMRSYFLELAASRIDVKVSATIMERVLGMQLKNKPQSSGSFAANLHAFESIRGFFSSMTLVALVDLPFVLIYVLIIALIGLELIVPLIIGAIVILLYALASHNRLEQLSDNTMKVSAMRNAVLVESLNNLDDIKAFHGECKVQSAWERATLYLARINAQSRLLSASITNLSTWMQQGVGIGLIIVGVYLVIDGELTQGGLIAAYLLSSRAMAPISQTAAVMAQYHHAATAMDSLNEIMDKPVERPEGKHWVSHPVLNGHLKLDQVNFSYDENAVPIIRNVSLQINVGEHVALVGKNGSGKSTIEKLLMGLYSPHAGHILVDDIDIGQLDPAELRHNIGYVPQDVSLMYGTLRDNITLGAWHAEDEQIIAAAEKAGLMELINAHPDGLDLQVGEQGKFLSGGQRQAVALARALINDPAVLLLDEPSAALDHSSEQRLIHTLKHYCSSKTLVLVTHRSALLDLVDRVIVMDKGQIIADGDKATITSHLTKKSVKHAS, translated from the coding sequence ATGAAAATGGATCATGCTCACGGTGGTGCCTTAGCGGATTGCTTAGCGATAATATGCAATTATCATAATCGCCCCTTCTCTGGCGAAGCGCTTATCGCTGGCCTTCCTCTTGTTGACGATAAGCTCACTCCTTCTGTGCTGTCACGCGCCGCCAAACGAGCAGGCTTTAAGTCGAAGCTCGTACATCGAGACCTTGATGCGGTTAATACCGCTTTACTGCCTGCTATTGTGTTAATGGCAAACAATCAAGCCTGTGTGCTGCTAAGCTTCGATAAGCATAACGAGCAAGTATCTGTGATTTACCCTGAACTTGCAGATACGCCAGTACAACAAAGTACTGGGGAGTTTGAAAAAGCCTATAGCGGCGCGGTTATCTACCTTCAGCCTGAATTTGCCTACGATGCCCGCGCGCCTCTGACTAATAAAAATAGCCGCGCCGGGTGGTTTTGGCCAATCATCAAAGAATGTCGCTCGCTGTATCGCGATGTGATTATTGCCGCACTATTCATAGGCTTGTTTTCAGTGACTATGCCGCTGTTTGTGATGAACGTATACGACCGCGTTGTCCCAAACCAAGCCGTACATACCTTATGGGTCTTAGGTATTGGCGCCATGTTGGCGCTCAGCGCCGATTTGGTATTGCGTTTGATGCGCAGTTACTTTCTTGAATTAGCCGCGAGCCGTATCGATGTGAAAGTCTCAGCCACCATAATGGAGCGGGTACTCGGCATGCAACTGAAGAATAAGCCCCAATCTTCAGGTTCATTTGCCGCAAACCTTCACGCTTTTGAGTCTATCCGTGGGTTTTTTAGCTCTATGACCTTAGTAGCGTTAGTCGATTTACCCTTTGTATTAATTTACGTATTAATTATCGCACTGATTGGCTTAGAGCTAATTGTGCCGCTGATCATTGGCGCTATAGTCATTTTGCTATACGCCCTTGCCAGTCACAATCGCCTTGAGCAGCTAAGTGACAACACCATGAAAGTCAGTGCCATGCGCAATGCCGTGCTGGTTGAGAGCTTAAACAATCTTGATGATATCAAAGCCTTTCATGGAGAATGTAAAGTGCAATCAGCGTGGGAGCGAGCGACACTGTACTTGGCGCGTATAAATGCCCAAAGCCGTTTGCTCAGCGCCTCAATTACTAATCTGTCTACTTGGATGCAGCAAGGAGTCGGCATTGGCCTTATCATTGTTGGCGTGTACTTGGTGATTGACGGCGAATTAACGCAAGGCGGATTGATTGCAGCGTATCTGTTGTCTTCTCGCGCCATGGCCCCAATCTCGCAAACAGCCGCTGTGATGGCACAATATCACCACGCGGCTACGGCTATGGATTCACTTAATGAAATAATGGACAAGCCAGTAGAGCGACCAGAGGGCAAACACTGGGTATCTCACCCTGTCCTTAACGGCCACCTTAAGTTAGATCAAGTTAACTTTAGTTATGATGAAAACGCAGTGCCTATTATACGCAACGTGTCACTGCAAATTAATGTCGGTGAGCATGTGGCCCTGGTCGGTAAAAATGGCTCTGGCAAAAGCACCATTGAGAAGCTTCTTATGGGGTTATATAGCCCTCATGCAGGCCATATATTAGTTGATGACATTGATATCGGCCAACTCGACCCGGCTGAGCTACGCCACAATATAGGATACGTTCCCCAAGACGTGAGCTTAATGTACGGTACGTTAAGAGACAACATCACGCTTGGTGCGTGGCATGCCGAAGATGAACAAATAATAGCAGCTGCAGAGAAAGCTGGTCTAATGGAGCTTATCAACGCCCATCCTGACGGCCTTGATTTGCAAGTTGGCGAACAAGGAAAGTTTCTCTCTGGCGGACAACGCCAAGCCGTTGCTCTGGCTCGGGCCCTCATCAATGACCCTGCGGTGTTGCTATTGGACGAGCCCAGTGCAGCCCTAGATCACAGCAGTGAGCAACGGTTAATTCATACCCTAAAACACTACTGCTCCAGCAAAACGCTAGTGCTTGTTACCCATCGTTCAGCCCTACTAGACCTCGTTGATAGAGTTATAGTCATGGACAAGGGCCAAATCATCGCCGATGGAGATAAAGCGACGATCACCTCTCACTTGACGAAAAAATCGGTGAAACACGCATCATGA
- a CDS encoding TolC family outer membrane protein: protein MDREQANKEFIGLKPLLLTAIALTTMFTSSLSQARSTEPLSYAAKQAIDTNPQVKQRWHEFKASMHGVDAAFSGYLPKVDVNASTGYETRNYGVDDDYARNTAELSVTQMLYDGFRTSNEVERFEQIQLTRYFELLAQAQQTSLDAATAYLDVIRYNKLVELAEQNLEQHQVVFQQIEQSVGAGVARAADLEQITGRLSLAESNVMTELANLHDVNARYLRIVGELPPSNLNEAGIDDEQIPFSINKALALAYENSPRFYATLYGISAEQAFAQSQKSGFHPNVNLSARYGMQDRDELGFNTTRSEGRIGIDVSYNLFNGGLDSANLEQAYEQVNVAKQQRDLACLEIRQGVQIAYNNVRILERKLPALAQHQAASEKVKLAYKDQFDIGERTLLDVLDAENEAFQSSRAYINAEYERMNNVLAMLAEMGGLLEALSITNEQYPTLSELTESPLTADSEHLCPKVDVASQMSRKSFLAEKNKRNNAYKSIKIDTTLPTAGLSSNAAVISADDDSDGIANDKDQCPATPFATEVDAQGCTKYTADTRSVKIGIPFAFDSDVVMPQYYAEIERLATFLKQHPDKTVEIHGHASLDGEPQYNKRLSERRAFAVTEILINNFGISAQRVTAMGFGIEQPIQQEISVRANALNRRIEAKINS, encoded by the coding sequence ATGGATCGTGAACAGGCTAACAAGGAGTTCATAGGTCTTAAACCGCTTCTACTTACCGCTATTGCACTGACTACGATGTTTACAAGCTCGTTATCACAAGCACGCTCTACAGAACCACTTTCTTACGCCGCCAAACAAGCAATTGACACAAATCCGCAGGTAAAACAGCGTTGGCATGAATTTAAAGCGTCAATGCATGGGGTCGATGCTGCATTCTCTGGCTACTTGCCTAAAGTCGACGTCAATGCAAGCACTGGGTACGAGACTCGTAATTACGGCGTTGATGATGACTATGCGCGAAATACCGCCGAGTTGAGCGTGACTCAAATGCTCTATGACGGCTTTCGCACTAGCAACGAAGTTGAACGGTTTGAGCAAATCCAGCTAACACGTTACTTTGAGCTGCTAGCCCAAGCACAACAAACCAGCTTAGATGCCGCTACCGCTTATCTTGATGTTATTCGCTACAACAAGCTGGTGGAGTTAGCAGAGCAAAACCTTGAACAACACCAAGTGGTGTTTCAACAGATTGAGCAAAGCGTCGGCGCAGGCGTAGCCAGAGCAGCCGACTTAGAGCAAATCACCGGACGCTTATCGCTGGCCGAGTCTAACGTTATGACCGAGCTTGCCAACCTGCACGATGTCAATGCCCGCTATCTACGGATTGTTGGCGAGCTGCCCCCTAGCAACCTCAACGAGGCGGGGATCGATGATGAACAAATTCCGTTTTCTATCAACAAAGCGTTAGCGCTAGCATATGAAAACTCTCCGCGCTTTTATGCCACGCTCTATGGTATCAGCGCCGAGCAAGCCTTTGCACAAAGCCAAAAGTCTGGATTTCACCCCAATGTGAACTTATCCGCTCGCTATGGCATGCAAGACAGAGATGAGCTTGGTTTTAACACAACTCGCTCTGAAGGCCGAATTGGCATCGATGTAAGCTACAACCTGTTTAATGGTGGCCTTGATAGTGCCAATCTCGAACAAGCATACGAACAAGTTAATGTTGCTAAGCAACAGCGCGATTTAGCCTGTTTAGAGATACGCCAAGGCGTGCAAATCGCCTACAATAACGTACGCATTTTAGAGCGTAAGCTACCGGCCTTAGCGCAGCACCAGGCCGCCTCTGAGAAGGTCAAGCTGGCTTATAAGGATCAGTTCGATATCGGCGAGCGTACTTTGCTGGACGTGCTTGATGCTGAAAATGAGGCGTTTCAATCCAGCCGAGCCTATATAAATGCCGAGTATGAGCGAATGAATAATGTATTGGCGATGCTAGCAGAGATGGGCGGGTTACTCGAAGCTTTAAGTATTACCAACGAACAATACCCTACTTTAAGTGAGTTAACTGAGTCGCCGCTTACAGCAGATAGCGAGCACCTTTGCCCCAAAGTCGATGTTGCCAGCCAAATGTCTCGCAAGTCCTTTCTTGCCGAGAAAAATAAGCGCAACAACGCCTATAAAAGTATAAAAATAGACACCACATTACCGACTGCAGGTCTTAGCAGTAACGCAGCCGTTATAAGTGCTGATGACGACAGTGATGGCATTGCTAATGATAAAGACCAGTGTCCGGCCACACCATTTGCAACCGAGGTCGACGCCCAAGGCTGCACTAAATATACAGCGGACACGCGCTCGGTGAAAATAGGTATTCCCTTTGCCTTCGATTCTGACGTGGTAATGCCGCAATACTACGCTGAGATTGAGCGCCTCGCGACATTCTTAAAGCAACACCCAGATAAAACCGTTGAAATCCACGGCCACGCGTCACTTGATGGCGAACCTCAGTACAACAAACGGCTGTCAGAGCGCCGCGCTTTTGCTGTTACCGAGATTCTTATCAATAACTTCGGTATTTCTGCACAGCGGGTCACTGCCATGGGCTTTGGTATTGAGCAGCCTATTCAGCAAGAAATTTCGGTGCGCGCCAACGCGCTCAATAGGCGAATTGAAGCCAAAATCAATAGCTAA
- a CDS encoding helix-turn-helix transcriptional regulator has protein sequence MDLFITEQGLISSHWQRLGEPIEVLYALPEQIPDARVAWVLTGMPDWQKIIGQLHARHIAIILMTRNPCVSELQQGFSLGARGYVELFATTAVLKQARDAIENNALWLPGCLLSNLIGALSIADKACSPTSADLSKLSERECEVAKLVAQGQTNKAIAARLYISERTVKQHLSSTFAKLQVKDRLQLALHVNGAGQGH, from the coding sequence ATGGATCTGTTTATAACCGAACAAGGGCTCATATCTAGCCATTGGCAGCGCCTAGGTGAGCCAATAGAAGTGCTTTATGCTCTGCCCGAGCAAATACCCGATGCTCGTGTTGCTTGGGTACTCACTGGCATGCCCGATTGGCAGAAGATCATCGGCCAATTACATGCTCGTCATATCGCAATTATTTTGATGACCCGTAATCCCTGTGTCAGTGAATTACAACAAGGGTTTAGCTTAGGTGCGCGCGGCTATGTTGAACTGTTCGCCACTACGGCTGTACTTAAACAGGCGCGTGACGCGATTGAAAACAATGCTCTGTGGCTTCCTGGCTGCTTGCTAAGCAACCTTATTGGTGCGCTTTCCATCGCCGATAAGGCCTGTTCACCTACTTCTGCGGATTTAAGTAAACTGAGCGAGCGTGAATGTGAGGTCGCCAAGCTCGTGGCTCAAGGACAAACCAACAAGGCTATCGCGGCACGACTCTATATTTCTGAGCGCACCGTTAAACAGCATCTAAGCTCGACATTTGCAAAGCTACAGGTTAAAGACCGACTGCAATTAGCGTTGCATGTCAACGGTGCTGGGCAGGGGCATTAA
- a CDS encoding HlyD family type I secretion periplasmic adaptor subunit — translation MKEQEHPPSSIEQASFERLGRGIQRSAKKGLFNRLFNGFFVPPNQQDWVADAHWQQMQQQPLAARGLLYAIAVAVILLLVWAAYAQLDEVTRGEGRVIPSQKLQIVQSYDGGMVEQILVKEGQIVEQGDLLVKVDPTRFVSSLRESRAQYLGLSAEVARLQALTAHTELVFSDELKQQAPNAIKYEQAQYRSNKQELTQQIRIHQRQLEQRRQDYNETAAAIEQYRASLALSQRELRVTRPLLQSGAVSEVDIIRLERQAVDLQGEIKRAQAALKRTQAAIEEAQSKIDEVELTMVNRWRDQLSDSMLRLDALRETQTGLADKVTQTDIRSPVRGTVQRLLVNTVGAVLQPGSDLVEIIPLDDQLLVEAKVAPQDIAFLRPGQPAMIKLTAYDFTIYGGLEAQVTHISADTVTDERDNTYYLVQLKTSRGSLSEQLTIIPGMTTQVDIITGQKTVLDYLLKPILKATSQAMTER, via the coding sequence ATGAAAGAGCAAGAACACCCGCCATCCAGTATTGAGCAAGCGAGTTTTGAGCGCTTAGGCCGAGGCATTCAACGCAGCGCCAAAAAGGGGTTATTCAATCGTCTGTTTAATGGTTTCTTCGTGCCTCCCAATCAGCAAGATTGGGTGGCTGATGCGCATTGGCAGCAAATGCAGCAGCAACCACTGGCGGCACGCGGTCTTCTTTATGCTATAGCTGTGGCGGTTATACTGCTGCTGGTGTGGGCCGCCTACGCACAACTAGATGAAGTGACACGCGGCGAAGGGCGGGTGATCCCCTCGCAAAAACTGCAAATTGTGCAATCTTATGACGGAGGTATGGTCGAGCAAATTCTCGTCAAGGAGGGGCAAATTGTTGAACAAGGGGACCTCCTCGTCAAGGTCGACCCGACTCGGTTTGTCTCCAGCCTGCGTGAAAGCCGCGCCCAATATTTAGGGTTAAGCGCTGAAGTGGCTCGCTTACAAGCACTCACCGCCCATACTGAACTGGTATTTAGCGATGAATTAAAACAACAGGCGCCGAATGCGATTAAGTATGAGCAAGCCCAATATCGCAGTAACAAGCAGGAATTGACCCAGCAAATCCGTATTCACCAACGGCAATTAGAACAGCGACGCCAAGACTATAATGAAACAGCAGCAGCCATTGAGCAGTACCGCGCCAGCTTAGCACTAAGCCAACGAGAACTGAGGGTAACACGACCATTACTGCAATCTGGGGCCGTCTCTGAAGTCGACATAATCCGCTTGGAGCGACAAGCTGTGGACTTACAAGGTGAGATAAAGCGCGCCCAAGCGGCATTAAAGCGAACCCAGGCGGCGATTGAAGAAGCGCAAAGTAAAATTGATGAGGTCGAACTGACCATGGTGAACCGCTGGCGCGACCAACTCTCCGACTCGATGCTGCGCCTCGACGCCTTGCGGGAAACACAAACGGGGCTTGCTGATAAGGTTACACAAACAGATATTCGCTCGCCAGTTCGTGGCACTGTGCAACGCCTATTGGTCAATACCGTGGGCGCTGTGTTACAACCTGGCAGTGACTTGGTGGAGATCATCCCCCTTGATGATCAACTGCTTGTGGAGGCCAAAGTTGCGCCACAAGACATTGCCTTTTTACGCCCAGGACAGCCGGCGATGATCAAACTCACAGCCTATGACTTTACTATTTATGGCGGGTTGGAAGCCCAAGTCACTCACATCAGTGCCGATACTGTCACCGATGAGCGCGATAACACCTATTACTTAGTGCAATTAAAAACATCGCGCGGCTCATTGAGCGAGCAACTCACGATTATCCCAGGAATGACAACCCAAGTGGATATTATCACCGGGCAAAAAACGGTATTAGACTATTTGCTAAAACCCATTCTTAAAGCCACTTCTCAGGCGATGACGGAGCGTTAG
- a CDS encoding transglutaminase-like cysteine peptidase has translation MTLLMSGIHAGATMDSGLFQTLMRNQYGTQRLLVAQRWQQLLASLSAETETRKVQLVNQFFATQVRYRTDQLLYKQQDYWATPLETLGQGLGDCEDYAIAKYASLRMLGIADNKLRLIYVKAQIGGPRSQEFQAHMVLGYYPTPSSQPIILDSLTSAILPAAKRTDLYPVFSFNSEGLWTATSTHSVADPRARLSRWHSVLKKMEQQGVRW, from the coding sequence ATGACGTTGCTCATGAGTGGCATTCACGCTGGCGCAACTATGGACAGCGGCTTGTTTCAAACGCTTATGCGCAACCAATACGGTACTCAACGTTTACTGGTGGCGCAGCGCTGGCAGCAATTACTAGCTAGCTTGAGTGCTGAAACCGAAACCCGCAAAGTGCAACTGGTCAATCAGTTTTTTGCCACGCAAGTGCGCTACCGCACCGACCAACTTCTCTACAAACAACAAGATTATTGGGCAACGCCATTAGAAACCTTAGGGCAGGGGCTGGGCGATTGTGAAGACTACGCCATAGCGAAATACGCGTCATTGAGGATGCTAGGCATCGCTGATAATAAGCTACGGCTTATCTATGTTAAAGCGCAAATAGGTGGCCCCCGCAGCCAAGAGTTTCAAGCGCATATGGTGTTGGGTTATTACCCGACCCCCAGTAGCCAACCCATCATTCTCGACTCGCTCACAAGTGCTATTTTGCCAGCAGCGAAGCGCACTGATTTATATCCGGTTTTCAGCTTTAACAGTGAAGGTCTGTGGACTGCAACGTCAACTCACAGTGTGGCCGACCCTCGGGCGAGATTATCTCGCTGGCATTCGGTTTTAAAGAAAATGGAACAGCAAGGAGTTAGGTGGTGA